GTGTTGATAAAGGGTAAAAAGAGTTTTTCCCATATATTGTACCATACATTTGTAAAGAGCACATTTCTTTTTTGTAAATGAAAAATTCAAAGTTTCTTAAAAAAACTTTCACAAGAATGTTACATTTCTCACAGATCTACTATAACTATATGTTGTATCATTTTGTTAGTGAATTAACAAGATGTTGTTGGAGGTTTGGGAAATGATGAAACAAAGTGCATGTGGAGAAGAGTTAATGAAGATTTTTGAAACAATTGTCCACGGGAATGAGCAAGATTTAATGCAAGAAAATGCAAATGTTGATGGGCGGTCTCCTATGGGGATGATGGGAACATTTGCATCTGAGAGTGCAAAATATTATGCAATGGAACACTTACTTTCTGAACAAGTAAAAAAAGCAATAGATCAAAATATATTATACCCACATGATTTAGATTTTTATGCGACAGGTACAACAACATGTTCGCAGATTCCTTTAGCGCAAATGCTTGAAAAAGGATTTCATACCGGGCATGGGCATATGAGGCAACCACAAGATATTAAAAGTGCATTGGCACTTTCTTCGATTATTTTCCAAGCGAATCAAAACATGCAGCACGGTGGTCAATCAGCTGCGTTATTTGACATTGATTTAGCACCGTATGTGAGAAAAACATTCGAGAAAAATAAGAAAAGATTAGAAACGTATCCGTTAACAAAAGAGCAAGTAGAAGAGTTTGCGTGGAAAGAAACAGAGAATGATACGTATCAAGCTTGTGAAGCTTTTATTCATAATTCCAATAGTATGCATAGCAGAGGTGGTGGGCAAGTTCCGTTTATTTCTATTAACTACGGAACGGACACGTCGAAAGAAGGAAGATTGTTAATTAGACAATTATTACGGGCGACGCAAGCTGGATTAGGAAAAGGTGAAACACCCATTTTCCCTATTCAAATCTTTAAAGTAAAAAAAGGTGTGAATTTTGAAGAAAGTGATCCGAACTATGATTTATTTGAATTGGCGTTAGAGACGACAGCAGAACGATTATTCCCGAACTTTTCATTTTTAGATGCGCCATTTAATGCAGTTCATTATGATGGTCGCCCAGAAAGCGAAGTATGTTATATGGGCTGTCGTACGCGTGTTATGTCTAATATTCATGGGGAAGAGACCGCGATTGGAAGAGGGAATTTATCGTTTACTTCTATTAACTTAGTAAAATTAGCATTGATTAGCGGTTCAAAAGAAGCATTTTTTGAAGCTTTAAATTATTATATAGATCTTGGTATTCGTCAACTATTAGAAAGATTTGCTTACCAATGTAAGAAAAAGGCAAGAGATTTTCACTTTTTATATTCGCAAGGAGTATGGCGGGGCGGAGAAAAACTGCATCCTGAAGATTCTGTTGCTGAGATTTTAAAACAAGGAACATTAAGTATTGGTTTTATTGGCCTTGCAGAATGTTTAGTTGTTTTAACAGGAAAACATCATGGAGAAGATAAAGAATCATGGAATCTTGGATGTGAGATTGTTACCTTTATGAGACAGAAAATGGATGCAGCAACGGAAGAACATCAATTGAATTTCTCTTTAATTGCAACGCCTGCAGAGGGACTATCAGGTAAGTTTGTTAAAAAAGATCGAGAAGAATTTGGAATGATTAGCGGTGTAACAAATCATAATTATTATACAAATTCATTTCATATTCCGGTGTATTATAACATCCAAGCGATAGATAAAATACGTTTAGAAGGGCCATTTCATACGCTTTGTAATGGCGGACATATAACGTATATTGAATTAGATGGAGCGGCGGTTCATAACCAAAAAGCATTAAAACAAATTGTGCAGGCAATGGCAGAGTATGGAGTCGGATATGGCTCCATTAATCACCCTGTGGATCGTTGTAAATGCTGTGGCTATCATGGTGTCATCAAAAATGAATGTCCAAGTTGTGGAAACGAGGATGAGAATGATATCGAAAGAATTCGCCGTATAACAGGATATCTTGTAGGTGATATGTCTAAATGGAATAGTGCAAAGCGCAGTGAAGAAGCGGATCGGGTGAAACATAAATGAGAGTAATGAATATTATTCATGATAGTGTAGTAGATGGTGACGGATTGCGGACAGTCGTGTTTTTTGCGGGCTGTCCGCATCGTTGTTTAGGATGTCATAATCCTAAGTCATGGAATATTTGTAATGGAACTGAAATGACCGTAGAAGAAATTGTGAAAGAGATTGCCAAAAACCCGCTTACTGATGTAACATTTTCAGGTGGAGATCCATTTTTTCAAGCTGCTGAAGTGAAGAAGGTAGCAAATGCGGTGAAGGCTTTGAAAAAAAACTTATGGATTTACACAGGTTATACATTAGAAGAGATACAGAGTTCTCAAAATAATGATATGATAGAGTTGTTACACTATGGGGATGTTCTGGTCGATGGAAGGTTTGAACTTCAAAAAAGAGACTTGACACTTCCGTTTCGCGGAAGCTCCAATCAACGTATTATTCGATTGAAAGAGTAAAAAGGCGGGATAGGTCAGATGAACAAAACAGTATTACTTGTTGAAGACGAAAGAAGGCTACGCGAAATTGTTAGTGATTATTTTCGCAATGAAGGTTTTGAAGTGATAGAAGCTGAAGATGGAAAACAAGCGTTAGAATTATTTGCTGAACATACAATTGATTTAATTATGTTAGATATCATGTTGCCAGAGATAGATGGTTGGTCTGTTTGTCGTCGTATTAGAAAAGAGTCAGCGGTACCAATTATTATGCTTACAGCTCGTTCTGACGAAGATGATACATTG
This sequence is a window from Bacillus pseudomycoides DSM 12442. Protein-coding genes within it:
- a CDS encoding anaerobic ribonucleoside triphosphate reductase, which encodes MMKQSACGEELMKIFETIVHGNEQDLMQENANVDGRSPMGMMGTFASESAKYYAMEHLLSEQVKKAIDQNILYPHDLDFYATGTTTCSQIPLAQMLEKGFHTGHGHMRQPQDIKSALALSSIIFQANQNMQHGGQSAALFDIDLAPYVRKTFEKNKKRLETYPLTKEQVEEFAWKETENDTYQACEAFIHNSNSMHSRGGGQVPFISINYGTDTSKEGRLLIRQLLRATQAGLGKGETPIFPIQIFKVKKGVNFEESDPNYDLFELALETTAERLFPNFSFLDAPFNAVHYDGRPESEVCYMGCRTRVMSNIHGEETAIGRGNLSFTSINLVKLALISGSKEAFFEALNYYIDLGIRQLLERFAYQCKKKARDFHFLYSQGVWRGGEKLHPEDSVAEILKQGTLSIGFIGLAECLVVLTGKHHGEDKESWNLGCEIVTFMRQKMDAATEEHQLNFSLIATPAEGLSGKFVKKDREEFGMISGVTNHNYYTNSFHIPVYYNIQAIDKIRLEGPFHTLCNGGHITYIELDGAAVHNQKALKQIVQAMAEYGVGYGSINHPVDRCKCCGYHGVIKNECPSCGNEDENDIERIRRITGYLVGDMSKWNSAKRSEEADRVKHK
- the nrdG gene encoding anaerobic ribonucleoside-triphosphate reductase activating protein, translated to MRVMNIIHDSVVDGDGLRTVVFFAGCPHRCLGCHNPKSWNICNGTEMTVEEIVKEIAKNPLTDVTFSGGDPFFQAAEVKKVANAVKALKKNLWIYTGYTLEEIQSSQNNDMIELLHYGDVLVDGRFELQKRDLTLPFRGSSNQRIIRLKE